The segment GCTACACGGCCACGGTGTTCGGCAGCGCAGTCGTAAACGCCTGGCGACATCGGACAATGTCGATCATTACTGTGCTGATAGTCTCCTTGATGATGACCACACTTGGCATGTTTCTCATCGTTGAGAATGCGCTGTCTGTCATGATTGCCAGCATGGAGGAGCAAGTAAACCTTATCGTCTACCTGGAGGATGACGCGCCGCCATCGGATGTTTTGGCGCTGCGGCAGCAGTTGCTCGATGATCCTCGCACCACTACGGTGGAATACATCACCAAAGAAGAGGCATTGGACCGGCTAAGGGCCTCATTTCGGGAGGACCCTGATCTCTTGCAGCCATTGCTCGATAACCCACTGCCTGCCAGCTTGGAGGTACGCTCAAATGAGGCCGAGTTCCTCCAATTGCAAGCGAGTTTTCTCGAAGAAGATCCGATCGTGGAAGACGTCGTCCTACCTCAAGATGTGGTCAAGATTCTTCTTCAAATCAGCCGGGTCGCAAGCTTTCTTGGCTACTCGCTCGGAGCCGGTCTCGTCTTAGTGACTCTTTTCGTAATCGGAAGCGCCATCCGGCTGACTGTCTATGCGCGGCGCGGGGAAATTGAAGTGCTGCGGCTAATGGGCGCATCCGATCACTTCATCCGCTGGCCGTTCTTGTTGGAAGGCGTCCTATTTGGCCTCATTGGCGCGCTGTTTTCCTCCATAGTGGTCGGTATCGCGTATATTTGGGTGCACGGATTGCTACAGCAGTTGATCAGCTTTTTCCCCGTATCATTTGACACAACGTACCTAATTCGTCTATTCTTAATCTTGACTCTCTTTGGCATCGCCATTGGCGGTTTGGGGAGTTACCTCTCTGTACGACGGTTCATGACCAGTTAGGGCTGTAGCCTTTCTTGTCTTATCATCAAGTTGCCTCCGCGTCTCTACCAACATCACAACCCAGCATTCCATGATAGTTCTGCGCAACGTCTCCAAAGTCTATGATTTCCGCGTCACCGCGCTCGACGACGTCACCTTGAGCGTTCCCAAGGGCGACTTTGTCTTTCTTGTTGGGCACAATGGCGCCGGCAAGACCACCTTACTTAGCCTGCTCGTGCGCGCCGACCAAGCCTCATCCGGCGTGGTGCTCGTTGGGGGCCAAGACCTTGCCATGATGAAGGATTCTGAGATTCCTCTATTGCGCCGCCGCTTCGGTATCGTCTTTCAGGACCTGAAGCTCTTTCCCGGAAAGACCGTGGCTGAAAACGTGGCGTTGGCAATGCAGGTCCAGGGGTGTACCGGAAAGCGCGCCCGCACCAGCGCGGCAGATGCGCTTGAGCTTGTGGGGCTCCAGCACCGTGCAGCGTTCCTCCCCGGGCAAATCTCCGGCGGAGAACAGCGCAAAGCGGCGATTGCGCGGGCAATCGTGCATCGCCCGGAGGTCTTTATCGCCGATGAACCCACGGCCAGTCTCTCACCGGAGGCTGCGTGGGAAATTACCTCTTTACTCATGCAGGTCAATCAGCTTGGTATTACTACAATTGTGGCAACGCACGATAGAGACGTAGTTGATGGATTCTCCCGTCGTGTGGTAGCGTTGGATAGCGGTCGAGTTGTACGTGATGTACAAATCGGCAAGTTCCAGGAGAACTGAGTTAGATGCGACGACGTAGTGTACTTGGGTCATTGCTCGCCTTGCTCGCGGCGACACCTAAAGCTATATTCGCCGCAGAAGATTCAGGCAATTCATTTGGCAGTGACTTCCTCGATCATCTGGAAGATGAACTGCAGCAGAATGAACAAAATCTGCTGCAGTTGAAGAGCAGACAGGAGCAAGCGCAGCAGGAAGTGGTGCGGACGCAACGCGTGCAAGCCGCTGCGATCGCCAATCTCCAAGACGTTGAGAATGAGCTGTTTGCGAAGGTTGCGGAAGTAAACGCGACCCAATTCCAGATTGATCGCCTTCAGATTGAAATCCACAGCCTAACCCAAGACATTGCCCTTCAAGAGGCAATTCTTGCCGACGAGCAGGAGATCGCGAGCGGTCGCCTGCGTGCGCTCTACAAACTGAGCCGCGTTTCCCCGCTTGAGGTCATTCTCACCGCATCCAGCTTTTCCGAAGCGATTAATCGCATCACCATCTTCCAGCGTATCCTGGGCGATGACGTTCGCCATATCCGTGCCACGCAGGAGCGCAAAGCGGAGTTAGACTCCAAACACGCAATACTCGTGCAGAAGCACGCGGAAGTCGACCAATTGAAGCTGCAGCGTGAATATCAGCAGGCGCAACTAGAGAGCCTAAAGGCCGAAAGAGAATCACTGCTTGCCAACGCAGAGCAGCGCGCCAGTAGCGCAACGCAGCAGAATGCGTCGTTGCGGGAAGAGATTGCCCGCAGAGAAGCAGAGAATTTAGCCATACAGGCGGATATCGAAGCGGCCAAGGAGCGACTGCGATCAGGACACTTTGAGCTTCCGCAGGAAGCGCCGAATGGTTGGCGCCGCCCGGCCGCTGGGTACATCAGCGCCGCCTACGGCGTGCGCACGTGGCTGCAGAGTTTCCACACGGGCATAGATTATGCAGTGGGGCGTCTTTCGCCGGTGCACGCCAGTCAAGCCGGTCGGGTTATCAAGGTGGGATATGCGATTCCGGGCAACCCGTGGAGTTCGTACGGCATGATGGTCATCGTCCAGCATAGTTGGCACGAAGCGTCGCTCTATGCGCACCTGGACGACTCGCGGGAGCTACCGGTTAAAGAGGGGGATCCCGTCCAAAGAGGTCAGCCTATCGGCTTTGTCGGCATGACCGGTTTCACCAGCGGCCCGCATCTCCATTTTGAAATCCGCCTGGACAACATCCCCAAGAACCCGAACAACTGGTTGCGTTAGTGGCAGTTGAATTCGCTTAGGCCCCGCCGCAATGTACGACAATTCGCAGTAATGTGGTGGGTCTGCCTGCACTCGTTGAAACACTTTCCCCCATCCTTCTGACTGCATTGAATGTGCGCGGATGCATTAGGCACCGCGCATTTTTTGCGTCTTGCCCCGGCCACACACACGAGCGCCAATGGTACAGTTAAAGGACTGAAATAGCGCACAAGAACTAGGACCCGAACCCTTGGCAACTCCAACATTATCACGGCGACGCCGCCGGCGGCAGCATAATAAACGGTCGTTCTCCGCCTTCACTTTCGTGCTTATCCTGGCGGGGACCTTCTTTGGCTTAACGCTTTT is part of the Chloroflexota bacterium genome and harbors:
- a CDS encoding peptidoglycan DD-metalloendopeptidase family protein, which encodes MRRRSVLGSLLALLAATPKAIFAAEDSGNSFGSDFLDHLEDELQQNEQNLLQLKSRQEQAQQEVVRTQRVQAAAIANLQDVENELFAKVAEVNATQFQIDRLQIEIHSLTQDIALQEAILADEQEIASGRLRALYKLSRVSPLEVILTASSFSEAINRITIFQRILGDDVRHIRATQERKAELDSKHAILVQKHAEVDQLKLQREYQQAQLESLKAERESLLANAEQRASSATQQNASLREEIARREAENLAIQADIEAAKERLRSGHFELPQEAPNGWRRPAAGYISAAYGVRTWLQSFHTGIDYAVGRLSPVHASQAGRVIKVGYAIPGNPWSSYGMMVIVQHSWHEASLYAHLDDSRELPVKEGDPVQRGQPIGFVGMTGFTSGPHLHFEIRLDNIPKNPNNWLR
- a CDS encoding permease-like cell division protein FtsX, giving the protein MAGLSYTATVFGSAVVNAWRHRTMSIITVLIVSLMMTTLGMFLIVENALSVMIASMEEQVNLIVYLEDDAPPSDVLALRQQLLDDPRTTTVEYITKEEALDRLRASFREDPDLLQPLLDNPLPASLEVRSNEAEFLQLQASFLEEDPIVEDVVLPQDVVKILLQISRVASFLGYSLGAGLVLVTLFVIGSAIRLTVYARRGEIEVLRLMGASDHFIRWPFLLEGVLFGLIGALFSSIVVGIAYIWVHGLLQQLISFFPVSFDTTYLIRLFLILTLFGIAIGGLGSYLSVRRFMTS
- a CDS encoding ATP-binding cassette domain-containing protein, producing the protein MIVLRNVSKVYDFRVTALDDVTLSVPKGDFVFLVGHNGAGKTTLLSLLVRADQASSGVVLVGGQDLAMMKDSEIPLLRRRFGIVFQDLKLFPGKTVAENVALAMQVQGCTGKRARTSAADALELVGLQHRAAFLPGQISGGEQRKAAIARAIVHRPEVFIADEPTASLSPEAAWEITSLLMQVNQLGITTIVATHDRDVVDGFSRRVVALDSGRVVRDVQIGKFQEN